CGCCATACCTTTGAGACCGTAAGTAAGAAGCTGTTTGACTGATCTTATATCTTCATTTTCGATATCATTTAATATTCCGTTTTCCTTGCCATCCTCTTCCATCTCTCCCAGAGTCTCAGGCGGAACATATTTTGCTTCCTTCGGAAGAGACTGCTCCTTAAAAGCGGCCTTTGCTGAAGACGAGTATATATCCAAAGTTAATTTTCTTATAATTTCGCCTTCTCTGATGATTTTTTCAAGACGCTCCGGGTTAAAATTCACATTAGTTACCGTAGTAAAAAGCGCGTCCACTGTAAACCTGTTGATAGAACGGTCTATTTTTGCTTTATTTTTCCTTGCTTCATTTGCCAGATACCCTATCCCTTTCAACTGATATATTATAAGATCCTGTAAGAACGATACCTCCGGAACCTTCCCGCACACTCCTGAGTTACTGCATCCCTTTCCTCCCGACGCCTGCTCGCACTGGTAACAAAACATTTTTTGCCTCCTTTTTGGTGAAACGATTCCACCGATTTCAAAACTTTTGGATTCCACTGATACAAACCATGGCTCCTGCAATATGATACTATTATGGTATCATATTAACTATGATATATGTCAGGTTGGGCGATATTACGATTTTAATTTTAGATTAGTTCTTTCTTTTCTGCTTTATATCATTTTTATGGCGAGTATGCCGCAGAAAACCACGGAGGTAACTCCGTGGATGTCCACCAGAGAGGAACTCCGGTGAGATCTCGCCTCAGGCGGAAATGCGGCATGAATAATAAGCAAAGCTTTTCCCGATAGGAGGATAAGTCCGCAGAGGTTCATAGTGATCTATTGCTCTTATTTTACCGTTTTTGTCGTACCATTTTACAGGTCCGTTAAGTTTACCATCTTTACATCGGGTACAGTCCCAAAGAGCAGGACAGTCCCCTTACTTTTGATTATTCAGGTGCAATTTATAAAATATTTCACGCATGTTATTATTTTCCCGCTGCACCTTTATATATATGAACAAAATCTTTGCGGAAGATTTTATCTCCGCTCGGGAGCTCTATATAATCTTTTCCGCCGCTGTAAACATCCATCAGTGTATCTGCCATATTTTCTATAAGTCCGTCTTTTATCCCGGTAAGATTTGTTTTTACTTCAAGACGCGAAAGCCAGGCTTCAATGTGCGAAGAGGCGTCTTTACTGCCAAATACTTTTTCTCCAAATAAATTTGACCTGAAAGCAAAGAACTCATATTTTTTCATATATTTCATCCACGAAAGCAGAAGACACGCAAGACCTTCGCTGTGAGGTACATCTGTCCAGGCGGATAAACAATGTTCCATCCAATGGAGATACGCTTTTCCGTTCCAAGCCATCTGCCTTAAAGGCGAACAGGCAATTGTACCGGAATAACTCATAAGTCCGCGGTAATCAGGATCGTCCGGATTTTCCATGGCAAGAGGCGTATTTTCTATGGTTTTAAGCATAATATCTTCTGCCATTCTGTCTTTTAGCGGAACCTCTCCAAAATGCGTAAGATACGGCTCCAGAAGATGACAGAGAATATCAACTCCGGAATACGCTGTCTGCTCTTTTGTAAGCGAATATGTAAGTTGCGGGTCAATTATAGAAACGGCCGGAAAGAGATGGCTGTCCATCAGATGAACTTTTTGTTTCAGCTCCGGATTGGTTATTACCGCCGTGGGATTTCCCTCCGAACCCGTAGCCGGAAGGGTCGGGATCATCAGCATCGGAAGAGGATTGATATTTATTTTACATTTTTTTTCAGAACAATGTACAAAATCCCATATAGAAACATTATCTTCGCATTTAGCTATAAGAGCAATGCCTTTAGCGGCGTCCATAGCGCTTCCACCGCCAAGAGCTATTACAAAATCAGAACCCAAAGATTTAGCAAGCCTTCCCCCTTCATCAATAGTTATTGATCTGGGATTTGCTTCCACCTTATAAAATATTTCAAAAGAAATCCCGTTACTTTTCAGCTGCGCAAGGAGATTATCCAGATAACCGAGTTTTTTAACGGAGTTCCTGCCGGTAACGATAAACGCTTTTCTGCCGAGAAGTTTTGCTTCAACCCCTGCTCTTTTAAACTCCCCCGTCCCAAAAATAAATTTCACAGGCCAGTACAATTCAAATTTTATCATTTAGGCTCCTGAAGCATCTGATTTTAAGATTGAAACTATCTTTTTCATAGCTTCAAAATATATTACAAGCACCAGTATTATCATCACGATTGAAAGCCCGGCATTTAAATAGTTTTTCCTGGGAAGATAATTAACGTAAATATTCATAACCCCGGCTGTAATAGTAGTAACAAACATAAAGAGGGACGGAAGAAAAGTAACCAGGGCATATTTCCAGTTCTTTGTTGTCGAAAGTATGAAAACCGTCCCGAAAGCCAGGGCAACCGTCGCCAGAAGCTGATTTGCCACGCCGAACATCGGCCAAATCGTACTTATATCCCCTTTATAAACAAGATACCCCCAGGCAAAACTGATGACTCCTCCGGTAATTAATACTCCTAGGAGTGAAGTCCCGCTTGCAAGTTTTTCATTTACCGGCTTTATTATCTCCTGTAGTATATATCTCGCCACCCGTGTTCCTGTATCCACCGTAGTTAAAATAAATAACGCTTCAAACATTATGGCAAAATGATACCAGTAACCCATCATTCCTTTCATTCCAGGTATGGAAGAAAGAATAACGGCCATTCCTGCGGCTAAAGAAACCGCGCCTCCTGACCGGCCCGTAAGAGTTTCTCCCACCATTTTTTCTATCTCAACAAGATGCTCCGGCGTATAACCGAGAGTTAGAAAAATATGCTGTGGAATATTTATGGCAAAATAATCCGCGGGAATAAGCACCGTGGCGGCAATGAGAGCCATTATAGAAACAAATCCTTCCACAAGCATGGAGCCGTAACCTATTAATAATATATCCGACTCCTTGTCTATCATCTTCGGGGTTGTTCCGGAAGCGACCAGACTATGAAAACCCGAGATTGCTCCGCAAGCAATGGTAATGCAAACAAACGGCCAGACTTTTCCGGGAATAATAGGACCGCCCCCGCTTATAAAAGCTGTAAAGGCGGGCATGTGTATCTGCGGGTTAACTATCACTATTCCAAACGCAAGGAGGATTATCGTTCCTATTTTCATATAAGAGCTCAGATAATCTCTGGGGCAAAGAAGGAGCCATACGGGAAGCACTGAAGCAACAAAACCATAGACCGGAAGAATTATCGATAGCGCAGGTTTGGAAAGTAAGAACCATTTTCCAAATTCTGATTTGGAAACCTGTTCTCCGAATATCACGCCAAGAAAAACAAGAACTACTCCGATTAAAGACGCTTCTACCAGTCTTCCGGGGCGGATTTTATACATCCAAAGCGCTACAACAAGAGCTGCGGGAATTGTGGAAAAAAGCGTAAATGTTGCCCAGGAGCTTTCATTTAAAGCATTTACCACAACAAGCGCAAGTCCTGCCAGAGCCGTTATAATAATAAATAGAACTGCAAAACCGGCGGCAATTCCTGCGGGTCTGCTTATATATTTTTTTACGAGATTGGAAAGAGATAAACCATGATTCCTTACCGAAGCAAAAAGAATTACGATATCATGAACAGCCCCGCCAAGACAGGCTCCTATTAAGATCCATAAAAATCCCGGAAGGTAGCCAAATTGCGCAGCTAAAACAGGTCCGACAAGCGGCCCCGCTCCCGATATTGCCGCAAAATGGTGTCCAAAAAGCACCCACTTATTAGTCGGATGATAATCATGGCCGTCCTTTAATTCGTGCGCCGGGGTAGTCTTTTTATCATTAAAAACCAATATTTTCGTAATAATAAATTTGGCATAAAATCTATAGGCCAGCGCAAAAACAAGCATTGCTGTTATTAATAATGTAAGAGCATGCATATTTAAAATATATCAGAAGTGGTGCAAATATTCAATATGAGTTTTGCTCATTTTTTGGTAAACTATATATATGACAGTAGTATTAATAATATTCATTCTTACATACGCAGGACTTTCTTTTGGAGGATTTCCTTACTTCCGGCTGGATAGAGCAGGAATAGCAATAGTGGGCGCGGTCTTAATGGTAGCCTTCGGGGCGTTATCCTTCGAGGAGGCATTAAAGGCTATAGATTTTAATACAATCCTTCTTCTCCTTGGCATGATGATGGTTTCAGCTAACTTGAAAACGGCCGGTTTTTTTGTGATGCTAAGCTGCTTTATCCAAAAACGTATCAAGACCCCTGTTTATTTACTTGCTGTTATTATTTTTGTTGCAGGCGGGCTCTCGGCGCTTTATGTTAACGATACAATTTGTATCTTCTTCACTCCCTTCCTCCTTGAAATAATAAGCGCTTTATCATTAAATCCAATTCCGTTTCTTATCGGCTTTGTAACTGCCTGTAACATCGGGTCTGCCGCCACGCTTACGGGAAACCCGCAAAATATGCTTATAGGTATTTACTCCGGCATTTCTTATTTTGAATTTTTCATCAAGCTTTTTCCTATAGTCTTACTTTGTCTTATTATCAACTTCCTTGCAGTATTCCTTATATATAGAAGAAAGCTCGTAAGCGCAACACCTGCTAAAATACCAAAAAGCAAAGAAGTAATTCATCTTTCTCTGATTTACAAGACCCTTGCGGTGACATTTTTAATGTTTGTATCTTTCTTTTTGGGAGTCAACCTTGCCCTTACCGCAATTTCCGGTGCAGCCCTTCTTTTGATTACAAGAAGGATCAATCCTGAAAAAATCTACAACGGCGTCAACTGGTCGCTTCTTTTAATGTTCTCCGGACTTTTCATAGTCGTTCACGCTCTTGAAAAAAGCGGGATCTCTCTTAAGTTTTTCGAATTAGCAAAAACCTTTAACCTGGAAAACAAATGGAGTTTCTCTTTCGCAGCCACAATACTTTCAAATATAGTAAGCAATGTCCCCGCAGTACTCCTCTTTAAACCTATAATGAATATGTTTGCCAATCCGGAAAAAATGTGGCTGCTTTTAGCTGTGATTTCTACTTTTGCAGGAAATCTGACACTTGTCGGTTCTGTCGCAAATCTTATAGTAGTCGAGCAGGCAAAGCCCTATGTAAAGCTGGGATTTTTTGAATATCTAAAGGTAGGAATACCGCTTGCGATAATAACAATTATAATAGGAACTTTACTCTTATAGCAAATAACTGGTTGCTAAAAACTCACCTTTTTTCCATTCAATTAGAAATTAAAGAGCTTCTTGCAGTCATGGCACTCATTTCAATAAACCAATCTTACCAATTTTCTTACTTCCATCCGGAGCTATAACTACATACAAATAAACACCACGGGCTACAAGTTCATTACTCTCGTTCTTCCCGTCCCATTCTATCCAGCCAAGGTTTCCTAAGTCTGATTCCTTTATCTCTCTTATCTTCTCTCCGGCAATGTTATATATCGTTACGGTGCAATCCACCGGCAGGTTGATTATTTTCAATTTACCGTCCACTGCTGTGCCCGGCCTATATGGATTTGGATACACTATCACATTATTTAAATTACTGCTTACATACGTCCCGAACACTCTGTACGTGCTGAAATGATTTACTTGAGCTGTTACTTTTCCTCCGGATACTACCTGGGTTCCGGGAACTATCGTATATCTACCCGTTGTCTCGTCGTAATAATATATCCGTAAACAATTCTCATCCATTGCTCCTATATCTTCCGGTAAATATGGGATAGATATCTTTACAGGCGAGCTAAAGGTCATATTCTTTACTGTCCACGGGGTTCCGCTTGTGTCTATCTCTCCGAAATCCCTGATTATCGGGTTTACCGTCGCCTTATACCTTAATCCCGTTGCCGCACTCGCAGGATTTTCCGTAACTCTTGCTCCTACTACTTTACTTCCCGTAAATGCTCCGGCAGGTATTTCTATTCTTGTTCCGTCTATATTTGAAATTATTGTACCCATACTCCCGTCTACATTAACCGCTTCATACACTTTAACTTCTACATTTCCCTTTACTCCCGCGATTTCCTTATCTGCAACCTCTATCGTCTGTTTACCTATCGTCTTTAATGCTGTAACTACTTGAGTGATTCCATTATCTCCCGATACAAATACATAATCTACAGGTTTTACTACATTCGCATCAGTCAAACTAAATCCTACTGTATTTAAGTATCCGGTTATCGGGGTGCTATCCTTATACGCTTTTATCGTGACATTAAACGAACTGCCTGCTATCGCCTCCAGAGGCGCCCCGACAACAAGTTTGTTTACCGTGCAAAGTTTTATTGTACTTGTTATATCCGCTGTATTTCCGGCTCCATCTGTATATCTTACGTATGCGGTTTTTAATCCGTCTGCACTCTCTAAATCCCATGTCTTTGTCCCGGCTGCATATGCTACCGCAGTTGACCAGGTGCTGCCGTCATTACTAAACTGCATATTCGTTACTCCGCTTCCCACTCCATCTTCAGCTGATATTGATAACGTTACTCCTATTGTCATTGTTAAACTTGCTCCGCTATTTATACTTACTGTTCCTGCCGGTGCTGTTGCATCCATTATTATTGTATCCGCAATATCCCCTGTCCAATTTCCTGCATTATCCTTATACTTCACATACACAGTCTTGGTTCCGTCCACCGAGGCTAAATTCCAATTCTTTATTGTCGCGTATGCTTCAGCCGTTGACCAGGTACTACCGTCATTACTAAACTGCATCTGGCTCATTCCGCTTATCGCGTCCGTTGCCTCTAAATTTAGAATAACATTCTGATTATTGGTATATTCCGCATTATTATTTATTGTTATGGTCGTTGCTGTTGGCGGATCATAATCCGCTGCTGTCACTGTCCCGGTTGCTATATTACTTCCCGATATAGTATTTCCTGCCAGATCCTGCACTCCCGTTACCGTAACAGAGAAACTGTCTGTTGATGTTAACGTCAGAGCTCCTATTGTCGTCACTTTGTTTGCATATGAAATTGTCGCTGATGTAAGTATCTTTGCTGCTCCTATCGGCGAGGTTATTACATAATTTCCTTTATTCGTCGCGGTTGCAAGAGAAAGATCCTCACTGAATGTTATTAATACCTGCGAGCCGTTTGCTGTCGCTGTTACTACTGTCGGCGATATTGAATCTGTTAATGCCGCATATTTGACCGTACTTGTTGTATTCGAGCCGGCTGATGTCGTTACTATTACATTATAGGTACCTGCTGTTATTCCTGTTGGCACTACTCCCTGCTGTATCTCTGTATCGCTTACCACTATATACGGGTTTATTGTCACTGTGGACGGGCCGGTCATGGTTACTCCTATTACGCTATTACTTCCTGCACCTGCAAAAAACCCGTTACCATATATATTAATTGTGTTTAAAAGATGTTTGTACCCGCTGTTCGGGCTTACGTCTGTTACTCTTGGCGGGGTTGCGCTTACGGTAAATTGAGTTCCGCTGCTATCCCCCCCTCCGGTTGTTACCACCACATTATATGTTCCTGTGTTCAATGTATTTGGAATGACTACTCCTGTTATATTTGTATCTGAAGCAACGGTATATGCAGTTGTTATAGTTGTTCCACCGACTTTAATACTGCTCACATCAGAGCTGTTTGTTCCGGCAAAGAAACCTGAACCGGAAATTGATACTGTTACACTCTGGCTGTATGCCGAACTGTTCGGGGTTATCGTTGTTATCACAGGGGCTGTTGTTGTTAACGTTAATTTCCCTGTAGAAGTTGAATTACTTCCTTGAGGTGTATAAACTATTACATCATACGTTCCGGCTTTGGTTTTTAACGGAACTACAGCGCTGTTTATTACGCTGTCTGAAATACACGTGAATCCGGACAAATTGGTCGCTGTCCCTAATTTAATTGCGGTGACGGAGGAGCTGGAGGTGCCGGCGTAGAAATTTAGGCCGGTTATTGTTATTGTGTTTGCTTGTAGATTTGAGGCACTACTTGGGGTTATTGTTAATACAACAGGCATACTGTTTGCCATTGTGATATTTCCGGTAATACCTGATTTATTATTCCCGTCTTTGGCTGTTATCTTTACGGGGCCTTCTACTTTACTGTAAGTTTGGCTGAAAACAAGCACTCCGTCAGTCAATCTTACTGAGGTCAGTCCTAAAGTCCCTGTTCCGTTTGTTGTTAAGGCAACTATCGGAGAGCTTTTTACAAGATTACTGTTTGAGTCTTTTGCTGTTATAGTTACATTAAATCCGTTTATGTCAGCCACTGCCGGAGCGGTCACTGTATANNNNNNNNNNNNNTGTTGTTGTTCCTATTGAGGCCGGCGTTGTTAACATGAAACTGAACTTACCGTCAACATCGCTTATGCAGATTGTTCTGTCCAAGGTTCCGCCGCTTGACACTATTGTTAAACTTTTCCCGCTTACTCCTTTTGAATCTACATCCTTTATCGTGCCGTCAACTAATACAGCCTGAGCGGCCACACATGTTGTAGGGAATAATACCATACTGATACTGTTCGCGGGTTTCGTAAACAGTATCGCATCACTTAAACTGCTCTTTCCGCCGCCTGTTATTTTTATCTTTATGTTCTCTGCCGCGCTGTATGTAACTGCCGGTAAAGTGATAGAGCTGTCTATATTATTCGATATAATGGTTGTGGATACATTCAAAGTTCCTGTTCCTGGGGTTACTCCGTCTGATGCCAGTACCGCGCTGATTGTTACCGTAACCGGAGATGTCAGATTTACAGGCCCTCCGTTTACATCGCACGCCTTTACTTTCATACTGAACGGTTGATTGATAAGTAAATTATTTAAAGATTCAACACTGAAACTATCTATCGTGGTCTTTGTTGTCGACACTGTTACAAAATTTATCAAGGTCCCGTTAGATCCATTCTGAATTTTTACTATGTAATCATAATCAGGATTATCAACAGCCGCTAAAAGACAGCTTGCTTCTCCGTTGGAATCCGTAGTTGTGTCAAATGTA
Above is a window of Candidatus Firestonebacteria bacterium RIFOXYD2_FULL_39_29 DNA encoding:
- a CDS encoding carbon starvation protein CstA; translated protein: MHALTLLITAMLVFALAYRFYAKFIITKILVFNDKKTTPAHELKDGHDYHPTNKWVLFGHHFAAISGAGPLVGPVLAAQFGYLPGFLWILIGACLGGAVHDIVILFASVRNHGLSLSNLVKKYISRPAGIAAGFAVLFIIITALAGLALVVVNALNESSWATFTLFSTIPAALVVALWMYKIRPGRLVEASLIGVVLVFLGVIFGEQVSKSEFGKWFLLSKPALSIILPVYGFVASVLPVWLLLCPRDYLSSYMKIGTIILLAFGIVIVNPQIHMPAFTAFISGGGPIIPGKVWPFVCITIACGAISGFHSLVASGTTPKMIDKESDILLIGYGSMLVEGFVSIMALIAATVLIPADYFAINIPQHIFLTLGYTPEHLVEIEKMVGETLTGRSGGAVSLAAGMAVILSSIPGMKGMMGYWYHFAIMFEALFILTTVDTGTRVARYILQEIIKPVNEKLASGTSLLGVLITGGVISFAWGYLVYKGDISTIWPMFGVANQLLATVALAFGTVFILSTTKNWKYALVTFLPSLFMFVTTITAGVMNIYVNYLPRKNYLNAGLSIVMIILVLVIYFEAMKKIVSILKSDASGA